The proteins below come from a single Dehalococcoidia bacterium genomic window:
- a CDS encoding DUF2807 domain-containing protein, translating into MAKRNNLSGYSHVKVRTAIDAEIVRSDSFSIDVETGPLSPVSIRKKGEALTFSRPWYWFLVGFFFQLSRARAKIGMPSLHELVINDNSSTSVAGFSSSDEFKLTLSRASVFSGDLKTGDAMIEVSDSSQAEFNGTCKHILLKVRGTSALSGVIDAAGDADIVLSDNSVIKLSGSAGNTTATINHGSTADLSGFQTHDVSIKMYRLSRCMIKLDGRLDAMLNGASDLRYFGTPAMGNTSVSTGSILRQE; encoded by the coding sequence ATGGCTAAAAGGAACAATTTAAGCGGATATTCCCACGTCAAGGTAAGAACCGCCATAGACGCCGAGATAGTGAGATCGGACTCATTCAGCATCGACGTGGAAACGGGGCCGTTGTCTCCAGTAAGTATACGCAAGAAGGGAGAAGCCCTCACCTTCAGCCGCCCATGGTACTGGTTCCTGGTTGGATTCTTCTTTCAATTGAGCCGGGCTCGCGCAAAAATAGGCATGCCGAGTCTGCATGAACTGGTGATTAACGATAATAGCAGCACCAGCGTTGCCGGTTTCAGTTCCTCCGATGAGTTCAAGCTAACGCTGTCTCGTGCCAGCGTTTTTAGCGGTGATTTAAAGACCGGTGACGCCATGATAGAAGTTTCAGACTCCAGCCAGGCCGAATTCAACGGGACATGTAAACATATTCTCCTCAAAGTAAGAGGAACCAGTGCGCTCTCGGGCGTTATCGATGCCGCCGGCGATGCCGATATAGTGTTATCCGACAATAGTGTGATTAAGCTCTCCGGATCGGCCGGCAATACCACGGCAACAATCAACCACGGCAGCACTGCCGACCTCTCCGGATTCCAGACCCACGATGTCAGTATCAAAATGTATCGACTGAGCCGGTGTATGATAAAACTCGACGGCAGGCTTGATGCCATGCTCAACGGCGCCTCCGACCTCAGGTATTTCGGCACCCCCGCTATGGGTAACACAAGCGTCAGCACAGGCTCCATCCTGCGCCAGGAATGA
- a CDS encoding manganese efflux pump MntP family protein gives MSFISIFLIALALSMDAFSVATALGAAGRHHSKLAVLRLATAFGLFQFFMPVLGWLLGRTVVSYISDYDHWIAFGLLAIVGIRMIKEYFDKDDKERLKDPTKGWPLLILSIATSIDALAVGVSFAFFDVNIYYAGAVIGIVCFMITAVGMVFGRALSRVLGKKAVLVGGLVLIGIGIKIVVEHMAE, from the coding sequence ATGAGCTTTATCTCTATATTCCTTATAGCCCTGGCCCTGAGCATGGACGCCTTCTCGGTGGCCACCGCCCTCGGCGCCGCCGGCAGACATCATTCCAAACTTGCCGTACTTCGCCTTGCAACCGCCTTCGGCCTGTTCCAGTTCTTCATGCCCGTCCTCGGCTGGCTTCTCGGCAGAACGGTGGTGTCGTACATCTCTGACTATGATCACTGGATCGCCTTCGGCCTCCTCGCCATAGTCGGGATACGGATGATTAAAGAATATTTCGATAAGGATGACAAAGAGCGCCTTAAGGACCCGACAAAAGGCTGGCCGCTATTAATATTGTCGATCGCCACCAGCATCGACGCACTGGCTGTAGGCGTAAGCTTCGCCTTCTTCGACGTAAATATTTACTACGCCGGCGCCGTCATCGGCATCGTATGTTTTATGATTACTGCTGTGGGGATGGTCTTCGGCAGAGCGCTGAGCAGGGTGCTGGGAAAGAAAGCGGTCCTGGTCGGCGGCCTCGTGCTCATCGGTATCGGCATTAAGATAGTGGTCGAGCACATGGCGGAGTAG
- a CDS encoding gamma carbonic anhydrase family protein yields the protein MIKSFRGVTPRIHPTAYIAETAEIIGDVEIGEMAGIWPGTVVRADHAKITIGKYTQIEDNCTVHGDVPMSIGEKVLIGHNVVVHCAKIGDNVLIGNHATLLDYSEIGEGSVVGANAMVNMGMKVPEHSFAYGVPVKITGKVPPERDEIIRLALLKNIIMAMEFKEEGI from the coding sequence ATGATTAAATCCTTTAGAGGCGTTACACCCAGGATTCATCCCACCGCTTACATAGCCGAGACGGCCGAGATAATCGGCGACGTGGAGATAGGCGAGATGGCCGGGATATGGCCGGGTACGGTGGTTCGAGCCGACCACGCAAAAATAACTATCGGAAAGTACACACAGATAGAGGACAACTGCACCGTACACGGCGACGTGCCCATGTCCATCGGCGAGAAGGTGCTCATCGGGCACAACGTGGTGGTGCACTGTGCAAAGATAGGCGACAACGTACTCATAGGCAACCACGCCACGCTTCTCGATTATTCCGAGATCGGGGAGGGCAGCGTCGTCGGCGCCAACGCCATGGTCAACATGGGCATGAAGGTTCCGGAACACTCGTTTGCCTACGGCGTCCCGGTTAAGATAACGGGAAAGGTGCCGCCGGAAAGGGATGAGATAATCCGCCTGGCATTGCTCAAGAATATCATAATGGCCATGGAGTTCAAGGAGGAAGGGATTTAG
- a CDS encoding HAD hydrolase family protein: protein MSKSYLQIDSGLAGDIRLIMTDVDGTITDLAGRIESIAGEAIRALLARGITVGFVSGRTLPRLEAPAINIGINGPIIGENGGIAKMRPDEVLLDLGYSREPALRDLERLKKAFPKAIESTEDDADRLIDVGFKAPGLDTVELRKNIRESELLDSGYMLHLLQKGVSKGGTLKRILGLIDGELSPEQVLVVGDSLTDMTLFQNFPHSVYIRNNRLSAVDGNLMEETAEYASDLEFGPGFAQVAEHILRLRGRV from the coding sequence ATGTCCAAATCATATCTGCAAATCGATTCCGGTTTGGCTGGCGATATCCGTCTCATAATGACCGATGTCGACGGCACGATTACTGACCTGGCCGGGCGCATAGAATCCATCGCCGGGGAAGCGATAAGGGCTCTGCTGGCGCGCGGTATAACGGTCGGCTTTGTCTCGGGGCGCACGCTGCCCAGGCTGGAGGCTCCGGCCATAAATATCGGCATCAACGGCCCGATAATAGGGGAGAACGGCGGCATCGCCAAGATGCGCCCGGATGAAGTACTGCTCGATCTGGGCTATTCGCGCGAGCCTGCGTTGAGGGATTTAGAGCGTTTGAAGAAAGCCTTTCCCAAAGCGATCGAGTCGACGGAGGACGATGCTGACCGTCTGATCGATGTCGGATTCAAGGCACCGGGTCTGGATACTGTCGAGCTGAGGAAGAATATAAGGGAATCGGAGCTTCTCGACTCGGGCTATATGCTGCACCTGCTGCAGAAGGGCGTCAGCAAGGGTGGGACGCTGAAGAGAATACTGGGCCTGATCGACGGCGAACTGTCGCCTGAGCAGGTTCTAGTCGTTGGCGATTCGCTTACCGACATGACCCTGTTCCAGAATTTCCCCCACAGTGTTTATATCCGTAACAATAGGTTGTCTGCCGTCGATGGAAACTTAATGGAGGAAACCGCCGAATACGCAAGCGATCTGGAGTTCGGTCCGGGTTTCGCGCAGGTGGCGGAGCATATCTTGAGGTTGCGGGGGAGAGTCTGA
- a CDS encoding gamma carbonic anhydrase family protein has translation MIKPFNGKTPKIAASAFISEQAYIVGDVEIGENSSVWPGTVIRGDHAKITIGENTQIEDNCTVHTGFPMTVGDNVHIGHNVVVHCASIGNTTLIGNHATLSEYAEIGKGCVVGAHALVPPSMKIPDRTFVVGVPAKVKGEVSDERIAITKQSVDIYVKMSKEYKEQGL, from the coding sequence ATGATAAAACCATTCAACGGGAAAACGCCAAAGATAGCCGCATCCGCCTTCATAAGCGAGCAGGCTTACATCGTAGGGGACGTGGAGATCGGTGAGAACTCCAGTGTGTGGCCCGGCACCGTTATACGCGGCGACCATGCGAAAATCACCATCGGCGAGAACACTCAGATCGAGGACAACTGCACGGTGCACACCGGCTTCCCCATGACCGTAGGCGATAACGTGCACATCGGGCACAACGTGGTCGTCCACTGCGCAAGCATCGGCAACACGACGCTCATAGGCAACCACGCCACGTTATCCGAATACGCCGAGATCGGCAAAGGCTGCGTCGTAGGAGCCCATGCCCTGGTTCCCCCCAGCATGAAGATACCCGACCGCACCTTCGTCGTCGGCGTGCCGGCCAAGGTAAAAGGTGAGGTCTCGGACGAGCGCATAGCGATTACAAAGCAAAGCGTCGATATCTATGTAAAGATGTCTAAGGAATACAAGGAACAGGGACTATAA
- a CDS encoding glucose 1-dehydrogenase has translation MCKESRIQELFDFTGKVAIVTGGGKGVGVGIATWLADAGADVVVMSRTQSDLDKVVKDIETIGQKGLAVIGDVSKAADVNRLVQSALDKFGRIDILVNNAAIFPYYNFFDLTEEQWDQVQNINIKGMFLCCQAVARQMVKQGNGGKIVNIASIEGEFPLTAGRVHYHASKGAVINFTRGLAKELAEHKINVNAIAPGMTDTPGLSAAMGGWKPDAITGRIPLGRLGTPDDIAKTVLFMASDAADYITGALLFVDGGLLLGRGWKRIG, from the coding sequence ATGTGCAAGGAAAGCAGGATTCAGGAGCTCTTCGACTTCACCGGTAAGGTGGCCATAGTCACGGGAGGCGGCAAGGGCGTTGGGGTGGGCATCGCCACATGGCTCGCGGACGCCGGGGCCGATGTGGTTGTCATGAGCCGCACGCAGTCCGACCTTGATAAGGTGGTCAAGGATATCGAAACGATCGGGCAAAAGGGTCTGGCCGTTATCGGTGACGTAAGTAAAGCCGCCGACGTCAACAGGCTGGTCCAGAGCGCCCTGGATAAATTCGGCAGGATAGACATACTGGTAAATAACGCCGCCATATTCCCCTACTATAACTTCTTCGACCTGACGGAGGAGCAATGGGACCAGGTGCAGAATATAAACATCAAGGGCATGTTCCTCTGCTGTCAGGCAGTGGCCAGACAGATGGTCAAGCAGGGAAACGGTGGGAAGATAGTCAACATAGCCTCCATCGAGGGCGAGTTCCCCCTTACCGCCGGACGCGTCCATTACCATGCCTCCAAGGGCGCCGTGATCAACTTCACGCGCGGGCTGGCCAAGGAGCTTGCCGAGCATAAGATAAACGTCAACGCCATCGCCCCGGGCATGACCGATACGCCGGGCCTTTCGGCTGCCATGGGCGGATGGAAACCGGATGCGATTACAGGCCGCATACCCCTTGGACGGCTGGGCACGCCGGACGACATCGCCAAGACCGTTCTCTTCATGGCCTCGGACGCCGCCGACTACATCACGGGCGCCCTCCTCTTCGTAGACGGCGGGCTGCTGCTCGGGCGCGGGTGGAAGAGAATAGGTTAA